In the Deltaproteobacteria bacterium genome, CGCGCTGAGCCCGCGGATGACGACGTAGAAGACCGGGGTCAGCAAGAGGCCGAACCCCGTCACGCCCATCATGCCCGAGAACACCGCGACCCCGAGCGGGTTTCGCATCTCGGCGCCGGCCCCCGAGCCGGTGACGAGCGGCAGCACGCCGAGCCCGAACGCGAACGACGTCATGAGGATCGGCCGCAGGCGGAGCCGGCAGGCGTCGATCGCCGCCGTGGAGCGGTCGGCGCCTTCGTCCTCGCGCGCCTTCGCGAACTCGACGATCAGGATGGCGTTCTTGGCCGCGAGGCCGATCAGCACGACGAAGCCGATCTGGGTGAAGATGTTGTTGTCCATGCCGGCCAGCCAGATGCCGCCGATCGCACTGAGCAGGCACATCGGCACGATCAGGATGATCGCGAGCGGCAGCGACCAGCTCTCGTACTGGGCCGCCAGCACCAGGAAGACGAAGAGGCTGCCGAGCGCGAAGACGAAGGGCGCGGTGTTGCCGGCGAGGATCTGCTGCAGGGTGAGCTCGGTCCACTGATACCCCATGCCACGCGGCAGCTCCTGGTTGGCGATCGCCTCCATGAGGGCGGTCGCTTGGCCGGAGCTCGTGCCCGGCGCCGGGTTGCCGTTGATTTCGGCGGCGGTGAACATGTTGTAGCGGTTGACGATGGCGGGGCCGACCGAGTCCTCGACCGTCAGCAAGGTCGCGAGCGGGATCATGTCGCCGCCGACGCTCCGCACCTTCAGCTTGCCGACGTCCTCGGGCCGGATGCGGAACGAGGAGTCGGCCTGGAGATTGACCTGCCAGTTGCGGCCGAAGCGGGTGAAGTCGTTGGCGTAGGCCGAGCCGAGGTAGATCTGCAGCGTCTCGAACACGTCGCTCAGCGCGACGCCCAGCGCCTTTGCCTTGGTGCGGTCGACCTCGAGATAGAGCTGCGGTTGCTTGGCGCGGAAGCTCGAGAAGAGGCCCACCAGCCCCGGCTGAGCGTTGCCCTTCTCGGCGACGTTGGCGACGGCGTCCTCGAGCGCGCTGAAGCCGGCGTCGGCGCGGTCCTGGATCTGCACCTTGAAGCCGCCGGTCGTGCCGAGTCCTTCGACCGGCGGCGCTCCGAACGCCACCACCTGCGCGTCGAGGATCGTCGCGAAGCGCCGGCGCAGCTCGGCCAGGACGGCCGGGCCGGTCTGCCCGTGCGCGAGGCGCTCCTCGAAGGGGGCGAGGATGATGAAGCCGCCGGCGACGTTCGAGATGTTGTTGCTGGTGAGGACGGAATAGCCGGGAAGCCCGATCACGTGTTGCACGCCCGGTGTGGATCGCGCGAGCTCGGTCACGCGCCGCATCACCTCCTCGGAACGCTCCAGGCTGGCGCCGTCGGGCAGCTGCGCGTTCACGACCAGGTACCCCTTGTCCTGCTCGGGGATGAAGCCCGCCGGGACCGCCGAGAACCCGAATCCGGTGAGGACGAGCAGCCCGACGTAGACGACGAGCGCGATGGTCGAGGCCCGCAGCAGGAGTTGGACGCCG is a window encoding:
- a CDS encoding efflux RND transporter permease subunit — its product is SGQFYKQFALTIAAATAISALNALTLSPALAALILKPHAPTEASGHHEGHGETREALPRPAIVLLLALLAYWQLGSFFGGGGHGAEAAHDAGALATWGPRAMLVLGGVAGWLLAGSINAALNRFFAAFNGVFDRATAAYGRGVQLLLRASTIALVVYVGLLVLTGFGFSAVPAGFIPEQDKGYLVVNAQLPDGASLERSEEVMRRVTELARSTPGVQHVIGLPGYSVLTSNNISNVAGGFIILAPFEERLAHGQTGPAVLAELRRRFATILDAQVVAFGAPPVEGLGTTGGFKVQIQDRADAGFSALEDAVANVAEKGNAQPGLVGLFSSFRAKQPQLYLEVDRTKAKALGVALSDVFETLQIYLGSAYANDFTRFGRNWQVNLQADSSFRIRPEDVGKLKVRSVGGDMIPLATLLTVEDSVGPAIVNRYNMFTAAEINGNPAPGTSSGQATALMEAIANQELPRGMGYQWTELTLQQILAGNTAPFVFALGSLFVFLVLAAQYESWSLPLAIILIVPMCLLSAIGGIWLAGMDNNIFTQIGFVVLIGLAAKNAILIVEFAKAREDEGADRSTAAIDACRLRLRPILMTSFAFGLGVLPLVTGSGAGAEMRNPLGVAVFSGMMGVTGFGLLLTPVFYVVIRGLSARGTVVRTATPGAPEQSQHTT